One genomic window of Erinaceus europaeus chromosome 7, mEriEur2.1, whole genome shotgun sequence includes the following:
- the LOC103107413 gene encoding uncharacterized protein C12orf50 homolog, whose translation MNTELNSGEMSGGDCSVPQRIVFLEVEEKEALVEEKETTTLKCANTKVNDVQPVRKPHFKGVKKRKWIYDEPKNFSGPGMRRAVQAQNPKNKMSYRNNKNRNAENAPYIHVQRDAVRAVSLNAPPRSRPTNGSYNKGDTNKEPKLSPDKYMPTSYNGSAWRKRIPFSKTYSKTEKIYTEPRRNGSK comes from the exons atgaATACGGAGCTTAATTCAGGGGAAATGTCAG GAGGTGACTGCTCTGTTCCACAGAGGATTGTATTTCTTGAAGTAGAGGAAAAGGAAGCTTTAGTTGAAGAGAAGGAGACCACCACATTGAAATGTGCAAATACGAAAG TGAATGATGTCCAGCCAGTGAGGAAACCTCATTTTAAAggtgtgaaaaaaagaaaatggatctaTGATGAACCAAAGAACTTTTCTGGCCCAGGAATGAGGAGAG CTGTACAAGCTCAGAATCCTAAAAATAAGATGAGTTAtcgcaataataaaaataggaatgCTGAGAACGCACCCTATATCCATGTTCAGAGAGATGCTGTCAGGGCTGTCTCATTGAACGCACCTCCCCGCAGCAGACCCACAAATGGATCCTACAATAAAGGGGACACTAACAAGGAACCTAAACTCTCTCCAG aCAAATATATGCCAACATCATATAACGGTTCAGCGTGGCGAAAAAGAATTCCCTTTTCAAAAACATATTCAAAGACTGAAAAGATATATACAG